The sequence GGTGACGGATGGGAAGAGGACATCCGAGCCTACCGTGCAGCCGCGTTGGTTCTTGGCATCGAAGCCGCCATCGAACGATCCCGCTCCGGCAATGGCGGCCATGCCTGGATTTTTTTCAGCCAACCGGTTCCCGCACTGATAGCGCGTAGACTAGGCACCTTGGTGGTAGCCAAGGCATCATCATTTCATCCAGCGATGACGCTGGGCACCTACGATCGCTTCTTCCCTAATCAGGATTCGCTGCCCGCGGGTGGTTTCGGAAATCTGATCGCGCTTCCCCTTCAAGCAAAACCAAGGGCTCTCGGAAACACAGTGTTTCTCGATGAAAATCTCGCACCTCATTCCGATCAATGGGCCTATCTAGCCTCTCTTCGAAGGACTACCCCACACCAATTGGATGAGGTTCTCCAACGGGCGTTGCCCACGCTGAAGGAGACTCAAGAGCTGGAGCAATCCGACCAGCGCTACGAAGACCGTGCGCTCGATCTGATTCCCGAGGCGATCACTCGGGGCGTTTTCACCGGAACGGGAAAGGCAGTTCGGCACGCCCAGCTTGAAATCAACACGGTGGACCTTCCTACGTGCCTGGTGGCAGCGCTCAAACGGCTCGCCACCATGGCGAATCCGGAGTTCTTTGAGAAGCAACGCTTGCGTTTCGGCACCTATAACATACCGCGTTTCATTTTCTGCGGAGAGATTCACCCGGATCGGCTGGTTTTGCCACGGGGCAGTATTCCTGAAGCCGAAAGCCTCTTCCGAAAGGCCGGTGGCCGAATGCAGATTGAGGAAAGACGTCCCAAGCCGTCCGCACGATCATTTGAATTCCGAGGCGAGCTTATTTCCCCCCAGCAAAGCGCGGTCAGAGCAGTGCTGCTCCATGAAGACGGCGTTCTGGTCGCCCCTCCCGGAGCAGGAAAGACGGTCATGGGCTGTGCCATCATCGCCAGCCGGAAAGTTTCCACCCTGGTTCTCGTGCATCGCAAACCACTGCTCGATCAGTGGAGGTCACGGCTTCAAGAGTTTCTTGGTGTGGATAAGAATGAAATCGGCGTCCTCGGACAAGCCTACGCTTCCACCCATCCCGATGTCGTCGTAGGCATGGTCCAGACGCTTTCCAAATCTCCCAATGCGACCGCTTTGTTAGAACCGTTCACGCAGGTCATCGTCGACGAATGCCATCATATTCCGGCCACCTCTTTTGAGGCCGTGATGAAAGTCTGTCCCGCGCGGTTCTTTCTCGGTTTGACCGCTACACCGATTCGAAAGGATGGCCTCCAAAAAATCCTCTTCCTCCAATGTGGCCCCATTCGTCATCGGATGGATCCGGCAGGAGACGGTGGGATCCCCCGCATGCTGATCCTCCATGACATCCATCTCGGTCTTCCGCCGGAAGGAACCCGCATGCAGATCCATCAGGTCTGGGATCTTCTCGCGAATCACGAGGCACGCAACAAGCTGATCGTTTCGGATATCGCTTCCGCCCTAGCGGAAAACCGAAATTGCGCCGTGCTCAGCGACCGCAAGGAGCATCTCGCCATCCTCTGCAACCTCCTCACCAACGATCATCCCAAAATAGCAGAACGCGTTCTCCGAATCGACGGCTCGATGGGAAAGAAGCAGCGCGCCGCGGTTCTCGGCCAAATCGATGGTCTCGCCAGCAACGGCAGCGGTTTCGCCCTTCTCGCCACCTCATCGCTGCTGGGGGAGGGCTTTGATCTCCCGCTACTCGATACTCTCTTCCTCACCCTGCCTATTTCATTCAAAGGGCGCCTCATCCAATACGCCGGACGCCTTCACCGTGCAAACGCAGGCAAGACAGAAGTCCGCATCCATGACTACGTCGAGACCGATCACCCTCTCACCGCCCACATGGCCCGCAAACGAATGGCGGCTTACCGGAGCATGGGCTATGAGATCGGGAGCACGGAGGAAACGTAGCTCAAGTTTCCAGCCTGCAGCCAAGTGCGACCAGGTCGGGAAAGCCTGAACCTGCCCCGGCATTCCACCGCTCCCGCTCACAAGTTGAAAACTTGTGCTACCTCCCCACCAGCCCCGCCATCGTCTTCGTCATGAATCTTCGCGCGGGCGGGAGGTGCTGCATCGTCCGGAAGTAGACGTGGCGGATCGGGGTGAGCCATTCGTGGTCGGACTGGAACCACGGCGTGAGCTGGCGGGTGGCGAAGCGGTAGTAGGCCAGAGTCCAGCGGCGTTCCCGCGTGTAACACGCGAGCGCTTCCTCAAGCGGCAGCCGCTCCATGCACCGGGCGAGGCAGGAAGCATCCGCGAGCGCGAGGTTCACGCCCTGGCCAAGCTGCGGACTCATCGCGTGCCCCGCATCCCCGAGCACGATCACGCCCTCGCCATGCCAGCGGGACATCCGGACGTCGCCATAGCGGGCGGTGAGGATCTGGCTCCAGTCGGTGATCTGCCCTAACAGCGTCTCGGCACGCGGACAAAGCGCAAGCACGTGTTCCTTCCACTCGTCCAGCGGCTTCGTCCGCCATGAGGCGTCCTCGGCGAGCTTCACGCTCCAGAACAAACTCACCAGTGGTTCCGTGCCGCCGATTTCCCGGCCGGTGGCGAGGAAGCCCGCGAGCCTACGCGTGCCGCGCACGATCTGATGGAGATCGTGCTCCGGAAAACTGCCGCGGTTCTCGCCGATGAACCAATGCGCGCCCCACGGATAACCGCAGTCCGAGCCTTTCAAGCCGAGCTTCCCGCGCAAGGCCGAACGTGCGCCATCCGCGATGATGAGTAGATCGAAGCCGGTTTCCCGAACGCCATCCACCATCCTCAACGTCCATTTCTCGTCGTGCCGGTCGATGTCCGCCACCTCCGCGCCCCAGCGAACCTCCACCCTGGCCTCACGCAGCGCCTCCAGCAGGAAATGCAGCAGCACCGGGCGGTGTAGCCCGGCCCCGAACATCCCCTCGCCCAACTCGCGGTAGCGCAGGTCGAGCAAGGTCTTCTCCCGCCGGTCCACCACATGCAGGCGCTCCACCCGCCCCGCACGTTCCAATACCGCCTCGCGAATCCCCAGCTCCTCCAGCACCGCCATCCCGGACGGTTGCAGCAGAAAGCCCGCCCCCACCGCCCGGCACTCCGGCGCGCGTTCGAACAGGATCACCTCATGCCCGGCCCGCTTCAGAAGCACCGCCGCCGCAGGCCCCGCCGACCCGCATCCCACCACCGCGATCCTGAGTTTCCGTTGGGGCATCGCGGCCATCGTCCATCCCCATGGCGCGGCTTACCAGCCTGCCGATACGTTTTCACAACATCTTCATTCCCCCTTCCTCGTCTTGTCACCGGGATGATCAAACCATGCCGCCATGGTGTGGTGCGTGATACCCATCCTGTTGACCGTGGCCATCCTTGTGGCACTCGGACTCGACTTCGTGCGTTGGTCCCTCAGAACCCATCCAAAAATCACCTTCGCCCTCTCCTGCATCCTGCTCCCCGCCGCCCTGCTCGGCCACCTTCACGGCTACAAGCTCTATGGCAGCGCTACAGTCATCGACAATCGACCGATCTTGGATTCTCCCCGGCAGCTTGCAGGCGTTGCCGAACCCAACGTGGTGATCGCGACCGATGGCTCCCGATTCGAACTCAAGGGCATCACCTTCGAACCCGTTTTGTTGGAAATAACACTCCAAGAGATCTCCGGTAGCCTAAACCGGAACCGCGATCCCATCCTCTTCCAACCGGATCCCCGATCTCCCAGCGGGATGATCACCCAATGGCGCTGCCGGTATTTCTGCGGAAACACCTTTGAACCCATGTTCGTGCCCAAACGATTGCCGGCCTATACCCGCCAAGACCTCGGCTTGCTTCTGGTCGGACGACGGCTCGCCACCCGGAATGCCCCCTCCCCACCAGTGGAGTAGCGGCCAAATCCTCCCGGAAATAAAATTTTCAGAATCTTTGAACATCCATGGACCACGACGGTCTGATTCCATGAAGCCTGTGTTCCCGCACAGGCCTCAAGTAAGGGTGAACAGCACAAGTCAGCCGCTTTCCCATGGGTGTGGGAGAAGCTGACCTTACAGGCCGCCGGGACAGGGACCCCGGCGGCCTTTTTCTTTTCCCGCGGGCGGTCGCGGCCGGGAATTCTCCTCTGGCAATCCCCCGCGGGTGATGGATGCTGGCGGGACAAACCCGCATGGAAAACCTCGCCTCATTGCCGCCGGACCGCCTTTTCGAACTCTTCGAAAGCGGCACGATCGACCGCGAGACGCTCCAGACCCTGATGGCGCTGCAGGCCCGCATGCTGATCGCGGAAATGGAGGAAGACCACCTCAACCCCGCCGCCGCGCTGATGGAGCACCTGCGGAACCTCCGCGCCGCCATCAAGCTGTCCCGCCGCCACGGCCAGAAGCTCGTCCGGGATACCTTCGCCGCCCTCGGCCGCGAGAGCAATTTCCCGCCCTGCGTCTACCTGTGGAATGCCTCCCACCCGGATGTGCCGCTGCACTGCTTCTTCCGCACCAAGCGCGAGCCGGTGTTCCGCGTGCTGAAGCTACAAACCGACGGCAGCCTGATCCATGTGGAGGTCGAATACGGCGTGAAATACCCGAAGGCCCTGCACCGCGAGCGGATCACGCTGAAGCGGGACGCCTCATGGGTCTTGCGCGTCGAAGCCCGCGAGACACTGGCGGTGAAGTGAGCGTCAGAGTTCCGATTGATTGAGCGAGTAGCGGATCGCCAGCATCCGGATCGCGGTCACCACCACCGTGGCGATGCACATGCCGGTGTCCGGCTCCACCTTCAAGGCATCCAACCCCAACAGGGCCGCCCCGCCGATGATCCCGGCGGTGGCGTAGATCTCCTTCCGGAAAATCAGCGGCACCTCCGCGCGCACCACGTCCCGCAGCACGCCACCGAAGGTCCCGGTGATCACGCCCAGCGCGATGCAGGCCCACCATTGCAGGCCGTGTTCCTGCGAGATCCGCACGCCGATCGAGACGAACACGCCGAGCGACACCGCGTCCACCAGCGACACGATCCGCCGGATCCGGCACCACAGCGGACCCGCCAGCCATGCCACCACCGTCGCCCCGCCCGCGGCGATGAAATACGAGGGGTCCCGCAGCACCACCGGCGGCACATCGCCGATCAGCATGCTGCGCAGCGTGCCGCCGCCCACGCC comes from Luteolibacter sp. LG18 and encodes:
- a CDS encoding DEAD/DEAH box helicase family protein, encoding MKRITQIEAELHDLEARRDALIRERTALLIANNPLDVGVPVSFSHAEKIALFLSLFRCRNDVFPKLWENSKLERKGYSPACRNEWHRGICEKPRVKCSECFHQAFPPFDETAARDHLTGKHTIGTYAIREDNTCIFLATDFDGDGWEEDIRAYRAAALVLGIEAAIERSRSGNGGHAWIFFSQPVPALIARRLGTLVVAKASSFHPAMTLGTYDRFFPNQDSLPAGGFGNLIALPLQAKPRALGNTVFLDENLAPHSDQWAYLASLRRTTPHQLDEVLQRALPTLKETQELEQSDQRYEDRALDLIPEAITRGVFTGTGKAVRHAQLEINTVDLPTCLVAALKRLATMANPEFFEKQRLRFGTYNIPRFIFCGEIHPDRLVLPRGSIPEAESLFRKAGGRMQIEERRPKPSARSFEFRGELISPQQSAVRAVLLHEDGVLVAPPGAGKTVMGCAIIASRKVSTLVLVHRKPLLDQWRSRLQEFLGVDKNEIGVLGQAYASTHPDVVVGMVQTLSKSPNATALLEPFTQVIVDECHHIPATSFEAVMKVCPARFFLGLTATPIRKDGLQKILFLQCGPIRHRMDPAGDGGIPRMLILHDIHLGLPPEGTRMQIHQVWDLLANHEARNKLIVSDIASALAENRNCAVLSDRKEHLAILCNLLTNDHPKIAERVLRIDGSMGKKQRAAVLGQIDGLASNGSGFALLATSSLLGEGFDLPLLDTLFLTLPISFKGRLIQYAGRLHRANAGKTEVRIHDYVETDHPLTAHMARKRMAAYRSMGYEIGSTEET
- a CDS encoding NAD(P)/FAD-dependent oxidoreductase: MPQRKLRIAVVGCGSAGPAAAVLLKRAGHEVILFERAPECRAVGAGFLLQPSGMAVLEELGIREAVLERAGRVERLHVVDRREKTLLDLRYRELGEGMFGAGLHRPVLLHFLLEALREARVEVRWGAEVADIDRHDEKWTLRMVDGVRETGFDLLIIADGARSALRGKLGLKGSDCGYPWGAHWFIGENRGSFPEHDLHQIVRGTRRLAGFLATGREIGGTEPLVSLFWSVKLAEDASWRTKPLDEWKEHVLALCPRAETLLGQITDWSQILTARYGDVRMSRWHGEGVIVLGDAGHAMSPQLGQGVNLALADASCLARCMERLPLEEALACYTRERRWTLAYYRFATRQLTPWFQSDHEWLTPIRHVYFRTMQHLPPARRFMTKTMAGLVGR
- a CDS encoding trimeric intracellular cation channel family protein is translated as MLYALDLIGVFVAAVSGGLAGRQKGMDWFGTFVVGVITGVGGGTLRSMLIGDVPPVVLRDPSYFIAAGGATVVAWLAGPLWCRIRRIVSLVDAVSLGVFVSIGVRISQEHGLQWWACIALGVITGTFGGVLRDVVRAEVPLIFRKEIYATAGIIGGAALLGLDALKVEPDTGMCIATVVVTAIRMLAIRYSLNQSEL